A single Paraburkholderia sp. FT54 DNA region contains:
- a CDS encoding DNA-binding protein yields the protein MEYVFTLKYRLSAEDSDLDAIVERLGEAGCDDATVGIGQPGRIALFFTREGTSAFEAVVSALQDIKRVVPSARLVEAGPDFVGLTDVAEVAGVSRQNMRKLMLSHATDFPPPVHEGSASVWHLSDILDWLAARGGYEIKADVFDIARAVKQINLAKEAREIEPRLGRQLECLVA from the coding sequence ATGGAATATGTGTTCACCTTGAAGTACCGGCTTTCGGCTGAAGACAGCGATCTCGACGCTATCGTCGAGCGTTTGGGCGAGGCAGGATGCGACGACGCAACTGTCGGCATCGGGCAACCAGGCCGCATCGCGCTGTTTTTTACCCGCGAAGGCACGTCCGCATTCGAGGCGGTAGTGAGCGCCCTCCAGGACATCAAACGAGTGGTGCCATCCGCGCGCCTTGTCGAGGCAGGCCCTGATTTCGTCGGCCTCACTGACGTCGCGGAAGTCGCCGGCGTGTCGCGGCAAAACATGCGCAAGCTGATGCTGAGCCACGCAACCGACTTTCCGCCGCCGGTCCACGAGGGCAGCGCGTCGGTGTGGCATCTGTCGGACATACTGGATTGGCTCGCGGCGCGTGGCGGCTACGAAATCAAGGCAGACGTGTTCGACATCGCAAGAGCGGTCAAGCAGATCAATCTTGCCAAAGAAGCGCGCGAAATCGAGCCGCGGCTTGGCCGTCAACTCGAATGTCTCGTGGCATAG
- a CDS encoding NADH-quinone oxidoreductase subunit M — translation MHAYPILSIAIWLPILVGLLVLAIGSDRNPAPARWIALIGSVVSFLVTIPLITGFDSSTADLQFVEKANWIERFNITYHLGVDGISMWFVVLTALITVIVVISAWEVITKNVGQYLAAFLILSGIMVGVFSAADGMLFYVFFEATLIPMYIIIGVWGGANRVYAAFKFFLYTLMGSLLMLVALLYLYIQTGTFDLATWQHAQIAMTPQVLLFIAFFMAFAVKVPMWPVHTWLPDAHVEAPTGGSVVLAAIMLKLGAYGFLRFSLPITPDASHFLAPVVITLSLIAVIYIGLVAMVQADMKKLVAYSSIAHMGFVTLGFFIFNQLGVEGAIVQMISHGFVSGAMFLSIGVLYDRMHSRQIADYGGVVNVMPKFAAFVMLFSMANCGLPGTSGFVGEFMVILASVQYNFWIAGGAAVTLILGAAYTLWMYKRVYFGPIANDHVKSLVDINRREFFMLAVLAALTLFMGLYPKPFTDVMHVSVENLLAHVAQSKLPLPQ, via the coding sequence ATGCACGCTTATCCGATTCTCAGTATTGCGATCTGGTTACCGATCCTCGTCGGTCTCCTGGTCCTGGCTATCGGTTCCGACCGGAACCCGGCTCCCGCGCGCTGGATTGCGCTGATCGGCTCGGTCGTCAGCTTCCTCGTGACGATCCCGCTGATTACCGGTTTTGATTCGAGCACCGCCGATCTGCAGTTCGTCGAAAAGGCGAACTGGATCGAGCGCTTCAACATCACGTATCACCTGGGTGTCGACGGCATCTCCATGTGGTTCGTCGTGTTGACTGCATTGATTACGGTGATCGTCGTGATCTCCGCGTGGGAAGTGATCACGAAGAACGTCGGCCAGTACCTCGCCGCTTTCCTGATCCTGTCGGGCATCATGGTCGGTGTGTTCAGCGCGGCCGACGGCATGCTGTTCTACGTGTTCTTCGAAGCGACGCTGATTCCGATGTACATCATCATCGGCGTGTGGGGTGGGGCGAACCGCGTGTATGCGGCGTTCAAGTTCTTCCTGTACACGCTGATGGGCTCGCTGCTGATGCTGGTCGCGTTGCTGTACCTGTACATCCAGACCGGCACGTTCGACCTCGCCACCTGGCAGCATGCGCAGATCGCCATGACGCCTCAGGTGCTGCTATTCATAGCATTCTTCATGGCCTTCGCCGTGAAGGTGCCGATGTGGCCGGTTCACACGTGGTTGCCTGACGCTCACGTTGAAGCGCCGACCGGCGGCTCGGTCGTGCTGGCCGCGATCATGCTGAAGCTGGGCGCATACGGTTTCCTGCGCTTCTCCTTGCCGATCACGCCGGACGCGAGCCACTTTCTGGCGCCGGTCGTCATCACGCTGTCGCTGATCGCGGTGATCTACATTGGCCTGGTTGCGATGGTGCAGGCCGACATGAAGAAGCTGGTCGCGTATTCATCGATCGCTCACATGGGTTTCGTGACGCTCGGCTTCTTCATTTTCAACCAGCTCGGCGTCGAAGGCGCGATCGTGCAGATGATCTCGCATGGCTTCGTGTCGGGTGCGATGTTCCTGAGCATCGGCGTGCTGTACGACCGTATGCATTCGCGTCAGATCGCCGATTACGGCGGCGTCGTCAACGTGATGCCGAAGTTCGCCGCGTTCGTGATGCTGTTCTCTATGGCCAATTGCGGCTTGCCGGGTACCTCGGGTTTCGTCGGCGAGTTCATGGTGATTCTGGCTTCTGTCCAGTACAACTTCTGGATCGCGGGCGGTGCGGCCGTCACGCTGATCCTTGGCGCGGCCTACACGCTGTGGATGTATAAGCGCGTGTACTTCGGCCCGATCGCCAACGATCACGTGAAAAGCCTCGTCGACATCAACCGTCGCGAATTTTTCATGCTGGCAGTGCTCGCCGCACTGACGCTGTTCATGGGCCTGTATCCAAAGCCCTTTACCGATGTGATGCACGTATCCGTGGAAAACCTCCTCGCCCACGTTGCGCAGTCAAAGCTGCCGTTGCCTCAGTAA
- a CDS encoding DUF2818 family protein — translation MSAAGWFIVLLALVGANLPFLNQRLFAAVPLKAVKKSAWIRIAELIVLYFVVGALGFLLEARAGNRFEQGWQFYAITFALFVVFAFPGFTFQYLVKRR, via the coding sequence ATGTCCGCTGCGGGTTGGTTTATCGTGCTGTTGGCGCTGGTCGGCGCCAACCTGCCATTCCTGAATCAGCGCCTCTTCGCCGCGGTGCCGTTGAAAGCGGTGAAGAAAAGCGCCTGGATCCGGATTGCCGAATTGATCGTGCTGTACTTCGTGGTCGGCGCGCTCGGTTTTCTGCTCGAAGCGCGCGCGGGTAACCGCTTCGAACAGGGTTGGCAGTTCTACGCGATCACGTTCGCTCTCTTCGTGGTGTTCGCATTCCCCGGCTTCACCTTCCAGTATCTCGTCAAACGTCGCTGA
- the nuoN gene encoding NADH-quinone oxidoreductase subunit NuoN yields MQNAPMTALLPDALVMLAVVVAWLNDTFVGQAGRRTTYFIAFFSTLVAGVWFAMNAFDPQVRYYFGHMYVVDSFANVMKAVVTLGYAVSIVYSRRYLEDRGLFRGDFFLLGMFSLLGQLVMISGNNFLTLYLGLELMSLSLYGAIALRRDAAPSNEAAMKYYVLGALASGFLLYGISMLYGATGSLDLNEVFKAIGTSHYDPSVLLFGVIFIVAGVAFKMGAVPFHMWVPDVYQGAPTAMTLMVGGGPKVAAFAWGLRFLVMGLLPLAVEWQEMLVILAALSLIVGNITGIVQRNVKRMLAYSAISNMGFVLLGLLAGVVDRKTTGAANAYGSAMYYSIVYLITTLGTFGVIMLLARRDFEADTLEDFKGLNQRSPVFAFVMMIMMFSLAGIPPAVGFYAKLAVLQATMNAGLTWLTVLAVITSLFGAFYYLRIVKLMYFDDPQDKSPILADTSTRALLAFNGVAVLVLGIVPDPLLKACLQAIQHTLLL; encoded by the coding sequence ATGCAAAACGCCCCTATGACTGCTCTGTTGCCCGACGCACTGGTGATGCTCGCCGTTGTCGTCGCGTGGCTCAACGACACGTTCGTCGGCCAGGCCGGTCGCCGTACCACGTACTTCATCGCGTTCTTCTCGACGCTGGTCGCCGGCGTCTGGTTCGCGATGAACGCGTTCGATCCGCAAGTGCGCTACTACTTTGGCCACATGTACGTGGTGGATTCGTTCGCCAATGTGATGAAAGCGGTGGTCACGCTCGGCTATGCGGTGTCGATCGTGTATTCGCGACGTTACCTCGAGGATCGCGGCCTGTTCCGCGGCGATTTCTTCCTGCTGGGCATGTTCTCGTTGCTCGGCCAGCTCGTCATGATCTCCGGCAACAACTTCCTGACGCTGTATCTCGGCCTGGAATTGATGTCGCTGTCGCTGTACGGTGCGATTGCCCTGCGCCGTGACGCAGCGCCGTCGAACGAAGCGGCCATGAAGTATTACGTGCTCGGCGCGCTGGCTTCCGGCTTCCTGCTGTACGGCATCTCCATGCTGTACGGCGCGACCGGTTCGCTCGACCTGAATGAAGTCTTCAAGGCGATCGGCACGAGCCACTACGACCCGAGCGTGCTGCTGTTCGGCGTGATCTTCATCGTGGCAGGCGTTGCGTTCAAGATGGGCGCGGTGCCGTTCCACATGTGGGTGCCCGACGTGTATCAAGGCGCACCGACGGCGATGACGCTGATGGTCGGCGGCGGTCCGAAGGTTGCCGCATTCGCCTGGGGTTTGCGCTTTCTCGTAATGGGTCTGCTGCCGCTCGCGGTCGAATGGCAGGAAATGCTGGTGATTCTCGCGGCGCTGTCGCTGATCGTCGGCAACATCACCGGTATCGTGCAACGCAACGTCAAGCGGATGCTCGCGTACTCGGCGATCTCGAACATGGGCTTCGTGCTGCTGGGCCTGCTGGCTGGCGTGGTCGATCGCAAGACCACCGGCGCCGCCAACGCGTACGGGTCGGCCATGTACTACAGCATCGTCTATCTAATCACGACGTTGGGCACGTTCGGCGTCATCATGCTGCTGGCGCGCCGCGATTTCGAAGCGGACACGCTCGAGGACTTCAAGGGTCTGAATCAACGCAGCCCGGTGTTCGCGTTCGTGATGATGATCATGATGTTCTCGCTCGCTGGCATTCCGCCCGCGGTCGGCTTCTACGCGAAGCTTGCAGTGCTGCAGGCCACCATGAATGCCGGTTTGACCTGGCTGACGGTGCTGGCCGTGATCACCTCGCTGTTCGGCGCGTTCTACTACCTGCGTATCGTCAAGCTGATGTATTTCGATGATCCGCAAGACAAGTCGCCCATTCTCGCCGACACCAGCACGCGCGCTTTGCTCGCGTTCAACGGTGTGGCCGTGCTGGTGCTCGGTATCGTGCCGGATCCGCTGTTGAAGGCCTGCCTGCAGGCTATCCAGCACACGTTGCTGCTCTGA
- a CDS encoding NADH-quinone oxidoreductase subunit J — protein MEFTTVLFYIFALLLVVSGLKVITSRNPVSSALFLVLAFFNAAAIWMLLQAEFLAILLVLVYVGAVMVLFLFVVMMLDINVDVLRKDFKRFVPMATLVGAIIVIETALILWHGYGATATALRDTTAAANGMGDWSNTRLIGKVIYTDYIFAFEVAGLVLLVAIIAAVALTTSHKKDSKRQNVSEQVKVRAQDRVRVVKMASEKTAATVAAEEAAAAAAAAADSAPAKNS, from the coding sequence ATGGAATTTACGACCGTACTGTTCTACATCTTCGCGCTGCTCCTGGTGGTTTCAGGGCTGAAGGTGATCACCTCGCGCAACCCGGTGTCGTCCGCACTGTTTCTGGTGCTGGCGTTCTTCAACGCAGCCGCGATCTGGATGCTGCTGCAGGCCGAGTTCCTCGCGATCCTGCTGGTGCTGGTCTACGTCGGCGCGGTGATGGTGTTGTTCCTGTTCGTCGTGATGATGCTGGACATCAACGTCGACGTGCTGCGCAAAGACTTCAAACGCTTCGTGCCAATGGCCACCCTGGTGGGCGCGATCATCGTGATCGAAACCGCGCTGATCCTCTGGCACGGTTACGGCGCGACCGCCACGGCGCTGCGCGACACCACGGCCGCCGCGAATGGCATGGGCGACTGGTCGAACACGCGCCTCATCGGCAAGGTGATCTACACCGACTACATCTTCGCGTTCGAAGTGGCCGGTCTGGTGCTGCTGGTGGCGATCATCGCTGCGGTTGCGCTGACCACGAGCCACAAGAAAGACAGCAAACGTCAGAACGTCAGCGAGCAGGTCAAGGTGCGAGCCCAGGACCGTGTGCGTGTCGTGAAGATGGCATCGGAAAAGACCGCGGCAACCGTCGCGGCAGAAGAAGCCGCAGCAGCGGCAGCAGCAGCGGCCGACTCGGCACCGGCTAAGAACAGCTGA
- a CDS encoding DUF1178 family protein — protein sequence MKVLDLQCPHGHRFEGWFASADDFESQQSRKLVECPICGANEVSRLPSAPRLNLSGATETKTPAGVGEMQARVMRALREVLEKTENVGDRFAEEARRIHYNEAPARNIRGVTTPEDAKALVEEGIEVMPLPVPAALKEPLQ from the coding sequence ATGAAGGTCCTCGATTTACAGTGTCCGCATGGCCATCGGTTCGAAGGCTGGTTCGCTTCGGCTGATGACTTCGAATCGCAGCAGTCCCGCAAGCTCGTCGAATGTCCGATCTGCGGTGCGAACGAGGTGAGCCGTTTGCCGTCAGCCCCGCGCCTGAACCTGTCGGGTGCGACTGAAACGAAAACGCCGGCGGGCGTAGGGGAAATGCAGGCGCGTGTGATGCGTGCCTTGCGCGAGGTACTGGAAAAGACCGAGAACGTGGGTGACCGCTTCGCCGAGGAAGCACGGCGCATTCACTACAATGAAGCGCCCGCACGCAATATTCGCGGTGTCACGACACCGGAAGACGCGAAAGCCTTGGTTGAAGAAGGCATCGAAGTGATGCCGCTGCCGGTCCCGGCTGCCTTGAAAGAACCGCTGCAATAG
- the nuoL gene encoding NADH-quinone oxidoreductase subunit L: MSTILNENLLLAIPLAPLAGSLIAGLFGKAVGRAGAHSVTILGVAIAFVLSVIVFFQVMDGASFNATVYEWMAIGKTKFEVGFLVDSLTAMMMCVVTFVSLMVHIYTIGYMADDDGYQRFFSYIALFTFSMLMLVMSNNFLQLFFGWEAVGLVSYLLIGFYFTRESAIYANMKAFIVNRIGDFGFLLGIGLLFAFAGSMNYGDVFAKRTELAALTFPGTDWGLLTAACICLFIGAMGKSAQFPLHVWLPDSMEGPTPISALIHAATMVTAGIFMVARMSPLFELSESALSFVTVIGAITALFMGFLGIVQNDIKRVVAYSTLSQLGYMTVALGVSAYPVAIFHLMTHAFFKALLFLGAGSVIIGMHHDQDMRNMGGLRKYMPITWITSLVGSLALIGTPFFSGFYSKDSIIDAVKLSHLPGSGFAYFAVVASVFVTALYSFRMYFMVFHGKERFRDPKHPESPMGIEAAAHAHDGHDAHGHGHGHDDHAHEPHETPWVVWVPLVLLAIPSVVIGAIAIGPMLFGDFFQHGVAFDKVIFIGENHPALHEMADEFHGWAAMGLHSVAGLPVWLALAGVVVAWFLYLVRPDLPAVVKRAFGPIYTLLDNKYYMDKINEVVFARGAVAIGRGLWKEGDVVVIDGIVNGSARFIGWFAGVIRFLQSGYIYHYAFAMIIGMLGLLTLFVTLGGK; encoded by the coding sequence ATGTCCACGATACTCAATGAAAACCTGCTGCTGGCGATCCCGCTGGCACCGCTGGCCGGTTCCCTGATTGCAGGTCTGTTCGGGAAGGCGGTAGGGCGAGCCGGGGCGCACTCGGTCACGATCCTCGGCGTCGCGATTGCCTTCGTCCTCTCTGTCATCGTCTTCTTCCAGGTGATGGACGGCGCGAGTTTCAACGCCACCGTCTACGAATGGATGGCGATCGGCAAGACGAAGTTCGAAGTCGGCTTCCTGGTCGACTCGCTGACGGCGATGATGATGTGCGTGGTGACCTTCGTGTCGCTGATGGTGCACATCTACACGATCGGCTACATGGCCGACGACGACGGCTACCAGCGCTTCTTCTCGTACATCGCGCTGTTCACGTTCTCGATGCTGATGCTCGTGATGAGCAACAACTTCCTGCAACTGTTCTTCGGCTGGGAAGCGGTGGGTCTGGTGTCGTACCTGCTGATCGGTTTCTACTTCACTCGCGAGAGTGCGATTTACGCCAACATGAAGGCGTTTATCGTGAATCGTATCGGCGACTTCGGCTTCCTGCTGGGTATCGGCCTGCTGTTCGCGTTCGCCGGTTCGATGAACTACGGCGACGTGTTCGCGAAGCGCACCGAACTGGCGGCGTTGACTTTCCCCGGCACGGACTGGGGTCTGTTGACGGCCGCCTGCATTTGCCTCTTCATCGGCGCAATGGGTAAGTCGGCGCAGTTCCCGCTGCATGTCTGGCTGCCGGATTCGATGGAAGGCCCGACGCCGATCTCCGCACTGATTCACGCGGCAACCATGGTGACGGCTGGTATCTTCATGGTCGCGCGCATGTCGCCGCTGTTCGAACTGTCGGAAAGCGCCTTGTCGTTCGTGACGGTGATCGGCGCGATTACGGCGTTGTTCATGGGCTTCCTCGGGATCGTGCAGAACGACATCAAGCGCGTGGTCGCCTACTCGACGCTGTCGCAGCTCGGTTACATGACGGTCGCACTCGGCGTGTCGGCGTACCCGGTCGCCATATTCCACCTGATGACGCACGCGTTCTTCAAAGCGCTGCTGTTCCTCGGCGCGGGTTCGGTGATCATCGGCATGCACCACGATCAGGACATGCGCAACATGGGCGGCCTGCGCAAGTACATGCCGATTACGTGGATCACGTCGCTGGTCGGTTCGCTGGCGCTGATCGGAACGCCGTTCTTCTCGGGCTTCTATTCAAAAGACTCGATCATCGACGCGGTGAAGCTGTCGCATCTGCCGGGTTCGGGTTTCGCTTACTTCGCTGTGGTGGCGAGCGTGTTCGTCACTGCGCTCTATTCGTTCCGTATGTACTTCATGGTGTTCCACGGCAAGGAGCGCTTCCGCGATCCGAAGCATCCGGAATCGCCAATGGGCATCGAAGCCGCGGCGCACGCGCATGACGGCCACGACGCGCACGGCCACGGCCATGGTCACGACGACCACGCTCATGAGCCGCATGAAACGCCGTGGGTAGTGTGGGTGCCGCTGGTGCTGCTGGCGATCCCGTCGGTGGTCATCGGTGCGATCGCAATCGGTCCGATGCTGTTCGGCGACTTCTTCCAGCACGGCGTGGCGTTCGACAAGGTGATCTTCATCGGCGAAAACCATCCGGCGCTGCATGAGATGGCTGACGAGTTCCATGGCTGGGCGGCGATGGGGCTGCACTCCGTTGCAGGCCTGCCGGTGTGGCTGGCGCTCGCGGGTGTGGTGGTCGCGTGGTTCCTGTATCTGGTTCGCCCCGATCTGCCGGCTGTCGTCAAGCGCGCGTTCGGTCCGATCTACACGTTGCTCGATAACAAGTACTACATGGACAAGATCAACGAAGTCGTGTTTGCGCGGGGCGCAGTGGCAATTGGCCGTGGTCTCTGGAAGGAAGGCGACGTCGTGGTGATCGACGGCATCGTCAACGGCAGTGCACGCTTTATCGGCTGGTTCGCCGGCGTGATCCGCTTCCTCCAATCCGGCTACATCTACCACTACGCGTTCGCCATGATTATCGGCATGCTGGGGCTCCTGACCCTGTTTGTAACGCTCGGCGGCAAATAA
- the nuoI gene encoding NADH-quinone oxidoreductase subunit NuoI, giving the protein MTAIQNFFKTFFLTELLKGLALTGRYTFQRKVTVQFPEEKTPISPRFRGLHALRRYENGEERCIACKLCEAVCPALAITIESETRADNTRRTTRYDIDLTKCIFCGFCEESCPVDSIVETHILEYHGEKRGDLYFTKDMLLAVGDRYEAEIAANKAADAPYR; this is encoded by the coding sequence ATGACCGCAATCCAAAATTTTTTCAAGACCTTCTTTCTCACGGAGTTGCTCAAAGGCCTCGCGCTGACCGGACGTTACACGTTCCAGCGCAAGGTGACCGTGCAATTCCCGGAAGAGAAGACCCCGATCTCCCCGCGTTTCCGCGGCCTGCACGCATTGCGCCGCTATGAAAACGGCGAAGAGCGCTGCATCGCCTGCAAGCTGTGCGAAGCGGTGTGCCCGGCGCTCGCCATTACGATTGAGTCGGAAACGCGCGCGGACAACACCCGCCGCACCACGCGTTACGACATCGACCTGACCAAGTGCATCTTCTGCGGTTTCTGCGAAGAGAGCTGCCCGGTCGATTCGATCGTCGAAACGCACATTCTCGAGTATCACGGCGAGAAGCGTGGCGACCTGTACTTCACGAAAGACATGCTGCTGGCCGTGGGCGATCGCTATGAAGCGGAGATCGCGGCGAACAAGGCAGCCGACGCACCGTATCGTTGA
- a CDS encoding NUDIX hydrolase, producing MAELPDHDAALTETCLESKTIHQGPFLTLKCDTVRLPDGKHATREYVQHPGAVMVIPLFDDGRVLLESQYRYPMGKVMVEYPAGKLDPNEGALACAIRELREETGYTAREYVYLTRIHPIISYSTEFIDVYLARGLTAGERKLDEGEFLELFTATVAEMSEWVRTGKVTDVKTVIGTFWLEKVLSGAWPLAEPQ from the coding sequence ATGGCTGAACTTCCCGATCACGACGCCGCGCTTACTGAGACCTGTCTCGAGAGCAAGACGATCCATCAAGGGCCGTTTCTGACGCTCAAGTGCGACACCGTTCGCCTGCCGGACGGCAAGCACGCCACACGCGAGTATGTGCAACATCCCGGCGCCGTGATGGTGATTCCATTATTCGACGACGGCCGCGTGCTGCTGGAAAGCCAGTATCGCTATCCGATGGGCAAGGTCATGGTGGAGTATCCGGCCGGCAAGCTCGACCCGAACGAAGGCGCGCTGGCCTGTGCGATACGTGAGCTGCGGGAAGAGACGGGCTATACCGCGCGTGAATATGTTTATCTGACGCGCATTCACCCGATCATTTCCTACTCGACCGAATTCATCGACGTCTACCTGGCGCGCGGTTTGACCGCCGGCGAGCGCAAGCTCGACGAAGGCGAATTTCTCGAACTGTTCACAGCGACTGTGGCTGAGATGTCCGAGTGGGTGCGCACCGGCAAGGTCACTGACGTCAAGACGGTGATCGGCACGTTCTGGCTGGAGAAAGTGTTGTCGGGTGCCTGGCCGTTGGCGGAGCCGCAATAA
- the nuoK gene encoding NADH-quinone oxidoreductase subunit NuoK translates to MLTLAHYLVLGAILFAISIVGIFLNRRNVIIILMAIELMLLAVNTNFVAFSHYLGDVHGQIFVFFVLTVAAAEAAIGLAILVTLFRSLDTINVEDLDQLKG, encoded by the coding sequence ATGTTGACCCTTGCCCATTACCTTGTCCTCGGCGCGATCCTGTTTGCGATCAGCATCGTCGGCATTTTCCTGAACCGTCGCAACGTCATCATCATCCTGATGGCGATCGAACTGATGCTGCTCGCGGTGAACACCAATTTCGTCGCGTTCTCGCATTACCTCGGTGACGTGCACGGCCAGATCTTCGTCTTCTTCGTGCTGACAGTTGCAGCAGCGGAAGCGGCAATCGGCCTCGCGATTCTGGTGACCCTGTTCCGTAGCCTCGACACGATCAATGTCGAGGATCTCGATCAGCTCAAAGGTTAA
- the nuoH gene encoding NADH-quinone oxidoreductase subunit NuoH yields MSLFDTINSGGTQLLGVAWPTVWALVRILVVAVVILLCVAYLILWERKLIGWMHVRLGPNRVGPAGLLQPIADVLKLLLKEVIQPAQASRWIYMIAPIMVVVPAFAVWAVIPFQAGAVLGDINAGLLYAMAISSVGVYGVILAGWASNSKYAFLGAMRAAAQMVSYEISMGFALVVVLMTAGTLNLSGIVSSQEHGFFASHGLNFLSWNWLPLLPMFVVYFISGIAETNRHPFDVVEGESEIVAGHMIDYSGMAFALFFLAEYINMIVISALAATLFLGGWSAPFGFLSFVPGIVWLVAKVFLLLSVFIWARATFPRYRYDQIMRLGWKIFIPVCVVWLVVVGFWIMSPLNIWN; encoded by the coding sequence ATGAGCTTGTTCGATACGATCAACTCGGGCGGCACCCAGCTTCTCGGTGTGGCATGGCCCACGGTGTGGGCACTGGTGCGCATCCTGGTGGTGGCCGTCGTGATCCTGCTGTGCGTGGCTTACCTGATTCTGTGGGAGCGTAAGCTGATCGGCTGGATGCACGTGCGTCTCGGCCCGAACCGCGTCGGCCCCGCAGGTCTGCTGCAGCCGATCGCCGACGTGCTGAAGCTGTTGCTGAAAGAAGTGATTCAGCCGGCGCAGGCGAGCCGCTGGATCTACATGATCGCGCCGATCATGGTGGTGGTGCCGGCTTTCGCGGTCTGGGCGGTGATTCCGTTCCAGGCGGGCGCGGTGCTCGGTGACATCAACGCGGGTCTGCTGTATGCGATGGCGATTTCGTCAGTCGGCGTGTACGGCGTGATTCTGGCGGGCTGGGCGTCGAACTCGAAGTACGCGTTCCTTGGCGCCATGCGCGCCGCGGCACAGATGGTGTCGTACGAAATCTCGATGGGCTTCGCGCTCGTCGTCGTGCTGATGACGGCCGGCACGCTGAACCTGTCGGGCATCGTCAGTTCGCAGGAACACGGCTTCTTCGCGTCGCACGGTTTGAACTTCCTGTCGTGGAACTGGCTTCCGCTGCTGCCGATGTTCGTCGTGTACTTCATCTCGGGCATCGCCGAAACGAACCGTCACCCGTTCGACGTGGTGGAAGGGGAGTCGGAAATCGTCGCGGGCCACATGATCGATTACTCGGGTATGGCGTTCGCGCTGTTCTTCCTCGCCGAGTACATCAACATGATCGTGATCTCGGCATTGGCTGCAACACTGTTCCTCGGCGGCTGGAGCGCACCGTTCGGCTTCCTGTCGTTCGTCCCGGGCATCGTATGGCTCGTCGCCAAGGTTTTCCTGCTGTTGTCGGTGTTCATCTGGGCGCGTGCCACATTCCCGCGCTATCGCTATGACCAGATCATGCGTCTGGGCTGGAAGATCTTCATTCCGGTCTGCGTGGTGTGGCTGGTGGTGGTCGGTTTCTGGATCATGTCGCCGTTGAACATCTGGAATTAA